atgaatttatatatatatatatatatatatatatatattatggaTGAATTCAATAGAAAGATTAATAACAATgagaattgttaaattatagtAAATAACATTGGTTtcgatatattaataaaattaatgaaatctcACTAATCTTATTTAatccattttaatttattgcatAAGAAGAAGGATAGTAAAAATTTACAAGAAAGAGAATATTGAATTATCTATCTCGTTCATTCAACAtacttatatatgtaaatatgtacatatatatacgtatgtatgtattttcttttcaagaACGATAATCATCGCACTACGTCATCAAACTGTAACGGCAAACTGCGTTATTActctataatataatttgcgtcttttttcttttcttccctttagtaaaactaattataaaagtacttaaaatttttatgattttctttagtaattcataaaattaatttatatatcgaaaaatattttttcaaattcataatgaagtttattttattaaataacgtatattatgtattttgttaTAGATTACTATAGATTACTATAGATACTATAGATTATTAGAGAAACTAGAAATGAGATTGGATCTTAATTGTTTATTACCATACATCGACATAACATGAATCCTttcataacttaatacgtTGTAGCGTTTATAATCGTAAAATCTCGTTATCAGCGAATCTTGTCATATTAGAAGATTATCGTTTATGGTATAGCCGTAGTAaagcttttaaaaatttaacaaaggaAAGGAGAGGCGACAGACGGCACTGATAGGCACGGTTGTATATACAGATTTGGAAACTCCCGTAGTGGGAGTAAGGCTCCATGATATTATGAGGTGTTTTAAAGATCGACCGCTAGCCATAGCACTGCAATCGATTTATTAAACTTTTACAGCTTTTGCATTTAAGGCCATCTTTTGGTAAAAACAATAACTATGTACActgaagataaaaatatgaactAATTTACTTTTCATAACGTTtcacaatttatttaaactaaATACATAGTATATTGAACTATATGTTTAGTATTTTATGTGATACTGTTTTTTGTGATTATGTGAATAAATGTGACATGCAATACTTTTTCATATCCTACCACCATTATTTTATTGAGATTTATGGCACCATCATCTATATCCacattacttattattattattctatcatattgtacatatttcaattattctaaTTTGTTATCAACGTAAtcctttttataaataatcagTTAGAGACAAGAGTTCGAAGAATTCAGGCCTGCTGTGCagattggaatattttatctgtttgttacaaaatttggattttgtgttaaaatatttaattaaataagtcAAGTTTctttaatgtaaaaatatttattttattgaattgcACATGTTTTTTAGTTATTTGAAATAAGTTGCAAGACCCCCACGAGTTTAACAAATTGATCCTTGTGCTACGATCAACGACCGATTTGCAAAGTACACCTCTCCATATTAAGACTCTTGTCCCCACTATGGGAGTTTCCAGacttacatatatacaataaaagaGGAAATTTTCTCTCTGGTACAATGTATGCGATATATGACCGTGGTGTATATTGTATACGACTGTTTAATTCATGTAATTGACAGATTGTCAAATCTAATCTCatctttaagaaaatattaatgaagtAATCTGTAAATCAATTAATTGTGCTAGTGACagttaaatatttgattattttgtatatgatATAAACGATCATGTCTAATGCATCACAAATGTCTAACGAACCTTATCGTGAATTAGGAGAATTACGTGGTTCGGAATTGAATGTTAATTCAGGAAATGTGTCAAGATGTAGtagaaattttggaaattgtATTGAACGCTCTTTGGAACTTTCTTCTGTTGTAGTTATTCCAGATggtaaagtatttttttaagaaCATCTATATCGTAACAtgtgtaaattattataatgtatCTTTACAATATTACTGACAATTTTTATGTACAGGATAATCTGCTTAAACTTATCTATAAAGGAGCGGGTGACTGTAAGTTATGTAAATATCTTATTATGCATGGAAAATATAACAtcagatttttaaaaatgggATTGCTTTCCTTTGCATGGGTATTGAGATGATTCAGTTTCTTCTTGGGTATGAATAAAATGTTactaacaatttattttattaaagtcaCATGTGAcacattcttttttataatataactcTAATTAACaagttgattttttaaatcttctaCATGTGTTAAGcctatatatgttataacatgaaatattttatacatatatatatatatatatattgtatgtaaatattatatgtagtattttttttaatttgaataagtaaataattaaacatgtaatacataatattatatacaataactactgacaatttatttctaaagcgatttgttttattgaaatttaatatttttcttaatattgtgaaaatttcattggcaGATACATTTACTGTTGTTCAAGCTATCAATGCATTAggatttggaaaatttcaagTTAAGTTATCTTTATTTACCGGTCTCTGTTGGATGGTAGATAGTATggaaataacaatattaagCATTTTAAGTCCATCCTTACATTGTGATTGGGGTATAACCAGATATCAACAAGCTTTAACAACCACGGTATAATAGAACATTGTTCAATAATATAGtcatatgtaataaaattcttccaatgatttttatgtaatatattattgcatTTATTTCAGGTTGTTTTCCTTGGTATGATGCTAAGTTCTACGTTTTGGAGTAATTTAAGTGATAGATATGGTAGTAAACAATCTTTAACTTTATGTGCAATATTACTACTTTATTATGCTCTTTTAAGTGCTTTTGCGCCAAATTTTCTGTGGATTTTATTACTTAGGGGATTAGTTGGTTTTGCTATTGGTTGTGTACCACAATCGTAAGTATTTGGTAAgtcttataaataaaagtatcagTGTTCTTAGAGCAGATATGAATAACATCAGTTATTATTTCAGAGTAACATTGTATGCAGAATTTCTTCCTGCAAAACAAAGAGCAAAATGTGTCATTTTGTTAGATGTAAGTCCTACTCATTCAGTAATACTCactcataaataaatttgatataaacatttacattgctcatatgaaataattatttttcatagtgTTTTTGGGCGCTTGGAGCCTGTTTTGAAGTGGCAATAGCATTGGTAATAATGCCAACTTTTGGTTGGAGATGGCTTCTCATTTTATCAACAATACCACTTCTTGTATTTGCTATTATTACTccagtaaatattaaaaatcaagcATTTATAACAAGTGTTAAATGACATTTTTTACCTGATACTTTTTGTTAGTGGTTACCAGAGTCTACAGTATTTGATATAACGAGCGGAAGAATGGATAAAGCCGTTTCAACTTTAGAACGAGTAGCaagagaaaataagaaacCTTTACCTCCAGGAAGATTAGTTATGGATCGCTTTTATCAAGTTAATCATGGCAAATTGAAAGATGTATTAAGCAAGGAAATGTGTAGGACATCTACCTTGCTTTGGCTTGTATGGTAAATACTATATAtggtaaatattatatcttgatacattatataaataatggtaataacattattttagGATGAGTACCGCATTTTGTTATTATGGTGTTGTATTAATGACtacagaattatttcatacatCATCTGAACAATGTAGTTTGTGGGAAAACAAAAAGGAAGATACTTGTCAATTGGATTGTCGTTTAGAAAGGAGTGATTACATCGATCTTCTTTGGACAACGTTAGCTGAATTTCCAGGAATTTTTTCCACTATTTTTGCGATTGAAAAAATTGGTAGAAGAAAGACAATGGCCTTCCAATTAATAATGTTTGCTATGTTAATCTGTTTCTTAGGTAGAGCTTGTCTATTAAACAGAGGAGCATTAACACTAGCAATTTTTCTAGCTAGAGGTTTAATTGCTGGCGTGTTTCAAGCTGCATATGTGTACACTCCAGAAGTGTATCCGACTCATTTACGTAGTATCGGTGTTAGTACTTGTAGTGCAATGGCTAGAATTGGTGCAATGGTTACACCATACATAGCACAAGTATTTCTTCAATGGTCTATTACTGGAGCAATGGCAATTTATGCTGCAACAGCATTATGTGCTGCAATAGCTACTCTTGCTTTACCTgttgaaacgaaaaatcatACATCTAATGACACAACTCAAGAGACGCGATAAAGTTTCAacctttttccatttttcttctttttactactgaaatattttaaaagggaaaatatattttcatcaaCATTATAACATTCTGTCATAGCAGTTAAACTAACAGTTTTCCAATGATGAAAAACAGattcgtttctatttattggatattcttttattttgtttttacaatgttataattacatatatgcataACTAGTATTACTTTTTGTTCCTGACTAAtttagttttataaattacttgAATGAATAGGATACACTATACATCATAAGTTATTTAACATATGTGTATTTACTTTTCTGTAACACTTTAGACAGTGATAGTAAGTTTTAaacatataagaaatatacaaagactgatatataaaatattaaatattaatatataacaaaagtGCCAAAATGCACAAACGTGCAGAATTAATGTACACACAATAAACCATAACttttgttatttgttttaGTATTACAACAATAACATAATTTATGTTCAAAAATAACAAGGCATGTAAAACTACAATATATATCTCTATAAAAAGAAGcacattatttctatttcatgatttaaaattgaaaatacaaaattataccaaattaataaatttatcataattttattaagtaCGAAATTTCTTTATGGTGTACCCAAAtagaatgtaatatatttacaaatgctGGAAGAATCTTAATAAATTGTAGAATCTTGTACTTTTTTTATGCAATCAATTCTTAATATACAGATCTCCATATAATGTAGTAAGCAAATTTCGAACTTTcagattttaattgaaattatcaatagcatttattaacatttattagttttagaaaattaataatatctacTATTATCtgtaaagtttttttttttggtgaaaatgattttagataatatcctttgtcatttaaaaaattatacttaaaatgaataatcatataaattttacttacaaatattgaaaaaatatgatagaaaaggaaatatgaaacatttacCTTTCTTTCATCTGCATTATACAGGACTTTATTCTCATTGTATGAACCATTAAAATTTGGAATGAATATTTGTATTACaactttttatcgtttctatcATATTAAAAGAAGTAAGCCGCATAATGATAcctatatttatctttttcagtatttataattacagtTTGTAAAGATtagataatacaaatttaagcAGGTTGTATGATAGAAAGTAACTCTTCCTTTAAGTATCCTACAGATTCGTTGTGACTCGTTTCTTCTGATTTACTTTTCCAGAAAAACATCAATATTACAGCAGGGAATAATTCTAATTCAAGTAATGTTTTATCAAAAGAATCTTCACTAAATATTGTTTGAGGGAGCTTTTTTAAACTGAAAGGCCTCTCgttatttatcaaattctcactaacaaaattaacaacattttGAAAACTTTCATGTATAGAAAATGTTCCTTGTAAAATAAGATTATCTGGAAATTTTATACGgatcaatgaaaatttatattttctgagTCTCTGTTtttcgtctctttctctcatgGCTTTCGTTCTTAACATCTGATCTCTTTCAACTGCTTCAGTTCTATTAACattgataaagaaaaatgtttaacataatttatttaatgaagtcttatattatatttaatctgTATGTATTAATGCATAcagtacgtatatataattaccgaAGTTGTTGTTCTTTCTCTATATCTTCAGCAGTTAAATTGAAAAAGCTTGATGGCAATTCGGTTCTCTTGTTTGCTTGCATAGGTAACAATACTTGTAGATTTCTGTCTAGTTCCAGTGGAATGGGTTGTGCAGTTTTTAATGCTTCCAATAACATGGTAATGTTTTCAATATCGCAATTATCTGCATTACAAATTAAGAAATCATCCTCCTTATCattattcattaatttcttCTGATGAAAACCAGCAGCATTTAAAAACTCTAATGCACCTTCAATTGGGGCCACTTTATcctttaaaatattgataaaaagttataagtatataaattattttctccttaaataaatctatttaaaGGAACAAAAgtattacttgaaatattctattctGCATCCTAATCTTCTGATACTTTTCTTCCTCtggattatttataatattttctagatATTTTCCAAGTGTTTCAACACAAGCATcaattctattctttttactattgcaattttgtataattaaacATGATATTAAACCCATATCTTCTTTCAATtgttcatataaaaattcttttatttttactttccaTTCATCTTGTGATAATATTTCATCAGATAAATATGGACACCGATAGTATACATTGGTAACAGCTAACAAAGAATTATCCTTAACTGCATTTTCAGCTTTTTCTTCTGATTGCACATAATCTTTCTCTACATTTTGTTGtgcctttcttttttgttctaATTCTCGTTTCACTTGTGCTTTAATAGCTGCATATGATctatgaataatatattattaaatatgttattatatttaaaattataaataaaaactattattttttatgaaaaacatACGTATTAAATCTTTTTATGTTAGATTCTTTTGCTTCCAGTCTTGCTAAAGCTGCTTGACCAGCTACTTTAGCTTCATTTGTAGGTTCTACTCTTTTTCTTGGCTCTACTACAGAAGTAGATCCATCATTACTAGTTGATTCTGTCAATCtgtataaaatagttttatgttACGAAAGATATAACATACTAATGATAATTAGCTTAGTATTGagatatatatgaaatttaaaacataAGATTCACTAGTATCTcaaatgataattaaaaaaactaCTGAAAATTTCTATCCTCTATGTTAAAATCAAATAGTTAATTAGAATGTATTATGATAAACATTACTTGTGTCCTTTTCCAGCATTCATAAATTTCACATCCAATTTTGCCTTGTGAAAAagtgatttaattttttctgtcATAATTGTTATTTGGtctgatattataaaaagttgtaaaaaGCAGATCAATCGTGTAACTTAAATTTTCTACTCAAAACAATTCTTTTGGATTTATTTAAcctagaaagaaaaatgaaaaattctatatatatttattaataatgtattaaagatatatatatacacacaaatAATTCCACTTCGCTtacaattactttatatttagtaaaataatttatacttacTAACCAACAAATTATTCACCAGATGAACTGTCAAAATCTTTTGATACAGAGTCTGTGTTaacaacaatatttttcattaaaattaagataagaatttttaaaatttttaatttttagatattataacttttatatatatatatatactataaattaACAGCAAATAATTTCCTAATCATTTAATACCAtttgtttattacatatactgaatattataaaatattttttttttatctcttttaCCCTTGATCttcaacaaaaataaaagaatttttacttAATCTTGCAATGGCATACCATTGTTTTTCATAACCtcaatttttttgtaattatattgatttttattaatggaAGAGAAAACAATTACAAGTATAAAACTCTTTTAACTTCTTTTTgaacatttaattttacaaaccTAAAAGCAATATCTGTGAATAtctcaataaattttttacactgtctcttttataaaagtttttgCGATTTAAATGCACAAAAATCATATTGAACTTAAAATACCTCAGTGTTCTATTTGGTAATCATAAAAAGTGTGCTACTGCAAGataaaagtaaagtaaaaccagtaaaattaatgataaaaatttttgcttaacaatatgcttttattattacgtgATTAAAAGCAACAGGAAGAACGGACATACAAATAGATACTAAGTATATTGCAAAGTCATCGAAAAATATGTTCcgagaattatatatttactattaaaatatgtctaaaaaaattacatatgtattattaaaacatGTTCTGagaatgatatatttaatattgtaagcatatacatacatacaatttATTCTACACTATAGCGTGAATATGTATACGTATCAAAACGAAAATATGATTTTCTTACTTGGTTCCATAAATTGTTCGGAAATTCTTGGACCGTAAATATACCAAGCGATGAAAATAAGGGCCACGGTACTAACAAATGTAAACAAGAAGACTTTCAACAATTGCAACTGAAAATCGTCAAATGCTACCAAATCAATAAATTTGTGAAAAAAATCGGAAAATTTTTGTTGAAGTTCATTGCTGATTATGCTGTTGATCGGGTGAAATATTAACTCAAACGTTGTTGAGCCCACTAAGTCATCGGTAAGCTTATTGATCGTTTCCACCAAATATTCTACCCAAGACCACGAATTTTCATGTACGCTATTCATCACATGTGAAAAactcttaattaaattaaataaacgcaCACTTTTTGTTCACCTTTACTTTATTATGTCACATTACCCACGtcatactttaatattttcaagagTCTAAATCATTCTGATTTTCAAGGTCAGATCCCAGAATATGATGAAACTCGACCACTGGGAAAACTTCTGAATAAGCGTAAAAAATAACATTCGATTTACCATCTTACAAGAAGAATACTCATGACTCATGGCTTCAGTAATGCCATCTTTATAGCCATATTGTTCGCTAGTGATGTTAGTGATGTTTTAGAATCATACGTAAATATTCAGTATTTATATTGCTGTATAATGTATAGCAATACTAATATTGTTTATCAATGTTGGTAAAAAAAGcaataatatatttggaatatatataatataatttgaataatataaaaatatatctcttTCACACATACATCTCGTGTCTTATTATCTGCTAAAAATGGGTGGTGGAGATTTGGtaagttgaaattaaattttaagttGGGTaagtatgtattatattaagtAAATAGAAGCATATTGtatctaaaaaaaattgcaaattttgttaatatagaATTTGAAGAAGTCATGGCATCCATCTactatgaaaaatatagaaaaagttTGGAAAGCAGAGCAACAACAAAgtcaagaaaaaaagaaaatagctgaattaaagaaagaaatagaaatggaGAAAGATCGAGAGGATATGAAAAAATACGCAATGGAGCAAGGAgtaatagaaaagaaagatgaCAAAAAGCTAGATTGGATGTATAAAGGACCAAATCAATTAGTCAATAGAGAAGAATATTTACTTGGACGGCCAATTGATAAATCATTTGAACAAATGGTTCAAGCAGAAAAGGATAATGAATTAAACCAAGCACCAAGAAATCATGTTGAACacggtattttatattttaaatgttttttaacCCTTTAACCTACAACATCGAGTTAGACTCCTTGTACGTCTTTTGGTCCAAACATAAGAAACACAAGTTAGACTCGTGATATATCCTTCGGGCTACATGcgataaacatattttttcttggTTGTATTCGCAAGTACAGATATACtttcttgtaaaatattagaaagatATCCTTAAAAATCTTGTACAATGTTCAATTGGTAGTAATTACTTATCAAACATCTTGCAACATAAAATTAGTTGTATCTTGCACAACTTCGAATGCTCAGCCAGACTGTGGAATGGCTTGATGTCTAACTGACCCTGCCGATGGTTATGGCACGCACTGTTGGAACTTAAATCGTGGGGCAAGGGGTTAATTTGTATAAGAATAGCATAGTGTTAGAAGTTTTATACATAACTTATCTGCAATTTCAGAATGTATTCCTCCGTCATTACGTTTCTTTTCTGGTAATGAACAAGTGGACTTAGCAAGAAAGATGCAAGAAGACCCCTTATATGCTATAAAGAAGAAGGAGATGGAAACAAGAAATCAACTGCTAAAAAATCCAGTTAAATTAAAGCAATTACGACAGTTGGTATGTAAATGATAATATTggcttattataatattttattgaaaatattgtattatttatttattaatatcaacCACAATTTAGTTGGAACAGCAGtcaaaaaaaagtaaaagtgaaaagaaaaagaagaagaataaacaAGATATTGATAGTGATGATGAAACGCAACTTGACCTATTACTGGCTACTAAATATAAACAGTTAAAGGATAAAATTAGTAATAAAGATTTAATAAAGTCAATGAAAAAGGTGAAacataaacgaaagaaaaagtctaaaaaagaaaatgaaacttcAAATAGTGAATCAGAAAGTAGTAATGAAGGAAGTGAAAGTGATGAACATATAAAAAAGcataagaaaaagagaagtaaaagtaaagaaaaaaatactgAAGTTATAAAACATAgtaaagaaag
This genomic window from Bombus fervidus isolate BK054 chromosome 5, iyBomFerv1, whole genome shotgun sequence contains:
- the LOC139987513 gene encoding synaptic vesicle 2-related protein isoform X1, translated to MSNASQMSNEPYRELGELRGSELNVNSGNVSRCSRNFGNCIERSLELSSVVVIPDDTFTVVQAINALGFGKFQVKLSLFTGLCWMVDSMEITILSILSPSLHCDWGITRYQQALTTTVVFLGMMLSSTFWSNLSDRYGSKQSLTLCAILLLYYALLSAFAPNFLWILLLRGLVGFAIGCVPQSVTLYAEFLPAKQRAKCVILLDCFWALGACFEVAIALVIMPTFGWRWLLILSTIPLLVFAIITPWLPESTVFDITSGRMDKAVSTLERVARENKKPLPPGRLVMDRFYQVNHGKLKDVLSKEMCRTSTLLWLVWMSTAFCYYGVVLMTTELFHTSSEQCSLWENKKEDTCQLDCRLERSDYIDLLWTTLAEFPGIFSTIFAIEKIGRRKTMAFQLIMFAMLICFLGRACLLNRGALTLAIFLARGLIAGVFQAAYVYTPEVYPTHLRSIGVSTCSAMARIGAMVTPYIAQVFLQWSITGAMAIYAATALCAAIATLALPVETKNHTSNDTTQETR
- the LOC139987513 gene encoding synaptic vesicle 2-related protein isoform X2, translating into MDNLLKLIYKGAGDYTFTVVQAINALGFGKFQVKLSLFTGLCWMVDSMEITILSILSPSLHCDWGITRYQQALTTTVVFLGMMLSSTFWSNLSDRYGSKQSLTLCAILLLYYALLSAFAPNFLWILLLRGLVGFAIGCVPQSVTLYAEFLPAKQRAKCVILLDCFWALGACFEVAIALVIMPTFGWRWLLILSTIPLLVFAIITPWLPESTVFDITSGRMDKAVSTLERVARENKKPLPPGRLVMDRFYQVNHGKLKDVLSKEMCRTSTLLWLVWMSTAFCYYGVVLMTTELFHTSSEQCSLWENKKEDTCQLDCRLERSDYIDLLWTTLAEFPGIFSTIFAIEKIGRRKTMAFQLIMFAMLICFLGRACLLNRGALTLAIFLARGLIAGVFQAAYVYTPEVYPTHLRSIGVSTCSAMARIGAMVTPYIAQVFLQWSITGAMAIYAATALCAAIATLALPVETKNHTSNDTTQETR
- the LOC139987513 gene encoding synaptic vesicle 2-related protein isoform X3, which encodes MVDSMEITILSILSPSLHCDWGITRYQQALTTTVVFLGMMLSSTFWSNLSDRYGSKQSLTLCAILLLYYALLSAFAPNFLWILLLRGLVGFAIGCVPQSVTLYAEFLPAKQRAKCVILLDCFWALGACFEVAIALVIMPTFGWRWLLILSTIPLLVFAIITPWLPESTVFDITSGRMDKAVSTLERVARENKKPLPPGRLVMDRFYQVNHGKLKDVLSKEMCRTSTLLWLVWMSTAFCYYGVVLMTTELFHTSSEQCSLWENKKEDTCQLDCRLERSDYIDLLWTTLAEFPGIFSTIFAIEKIGRRKTMAFQLIMFAMLICFLGRACLLNRGALTLAIFLARGLIAGVFQAAYVYTPEVYPTHLRSIGVSTCSAMARIGAMVTPYIAQVFLQWSITGAMAIYAATALCAAIATLALPVETKNHTSNDTTQETR
- the Gint3 gene encoding GDI interacting protein 3 — encoded protein: MTEKIKSLFHKAKLDVKFMNAGKGHKLTESTSNDGSTSVVEPRKRVEPTNEAKVAGQAALARLEAKESNIKRFNTSYAAIKAQVKRELEQKRKAQQNVEKDYVQSEEKAENAVKDNSLLAVTNVYYRCPYLSDEILSQDEWKVKIKEFLYEQLKEDMGLISCLIIQNCNSKKNRIDACVETLGKYLENIINNPEEEKYQKIRMQNRIFQDKVAPIEGALEFLNAAGFHQKKLMNNDKEDDFLICNADNCDIENITMLLEALKTAQPIPLELDRNLQVLLPMQANKRTELPSSFFNLTAEDIEKEQQLRTEAVERDQMLRTKAMRERDEKQRLRKYKFSLIRIKFPDNLILQGTFSIHESFQNVVNFVSENLINNERPFSLKKLPQTIFSEDSFDKTLLELELFPAVILMFFWKSKSEETSHNESVGYLKEELLSIIQPA
- the LOC139987516 gene encoding uncharacterized protein isoform X1; the encoded protein is MGGGDLNLKKSWHPSTMKNIEKVWKAEQQQSQEKKKIAELKKEIEMEKDREDMKKYAMEQGVIEKKDDKKLDWMYKGPNQLVNREEYLLGRPIDKSFEQMVQAEKDNELNQAPRNHVEHECIPPSLRFFSGNEQVDLARKMQEDPLYAIKKKEMETRNQLLKNPVKLKQLRQLLEQQSKKSKSEKKKKKNKQDIDSDDETQLDLLLATKYKQLKDKISNKDLIKSMKKVKHKRKKKSKKENETSNSESESSNEGSESDEHIKKHKKKRSKSKEKNTEVIKHSKERYLVSDKEEERKHKSYEKLVKACNSNNDNNDSSIKKRRDRSFNRDIRKHKDKDFRSSSPQNRRSSTHKNTYNTENKYKDLSKRSHEKETTYSKSSSDTNRYKYYKEDKNRDKWNFKKKQDLTEEEKERRRQEMIANATWRDEERERNVKKYRIEEKKEIDSRKVYNQDFVTKQLAAAAEISTVASRIRANINNIQRSGRAMDTNFAKR
- the LOC139987516 gene encoding uncharacterized protein isoform X2, whose amino-acid sequence is MKNIEKVWKAEQQQSQEKKKIAELKKEIEMEKDREDMKKYAMEQGVIEKKDDKKLDWMYKGPNQLVNREEYLLGRPIDKSFEQMVQAEKDNELNQAPRNHVEHECIPPSLRFFSGNEQVDLARKMQEDPLYAIKKKEMETRNQLLKNPVKLKQLRQLLEQQSKKSKSEKKKKKNKQDIDSDDETQLDLLLATKYKQLKDKISNKDLIKSMKKVKHKRKKKSKKENETSNSESESSNEGSESDEHIKKHKKKRSKSKEKNTEVIKHSKERYLVSDKEEERKHKSYEKLVKACNSNNDNNDSSIKKRRDRSFNRDIRKHKDKDFRSSSPQNRRSSTHKNTYNTENKYKDLSKRSHEKETTYSKSSSDTNRYKYYKEDKNRDKWNFKKKQDLTEEEKERRRQEMIANATWRDEERERNVKKYRIEEKKEIDSRKVYNQDFVTKQLAAAAEISTVASRIRANINNIQRSGRAMDTNFAKR